From Chitinivibrionia bacterium, a single genomic window includes:
- a CDS encoding BrnT family toxin → MLDGYFFEEDIYEWDQNKNLDNIKKHGISFEEAKEAFYDKNRCVYIDIKHSYVEQRFYCIGMCKNDILTVRFTLRGSKIRIIGAGFWRKERGMYETKNNLY, encoded by the coding sequence ATGCTTGACGGTTATTTTTTTGAAGAAGACATTTATGAATGGGATCAGAATAAAAATCTTGACAATATAAAGAAACACGGAATTTCTTTTGAAGAGGCAAAGGAAGCATTTTACGACAAAAATCGTTGCGTATATATAGATATTAAACATTCTTATGTAGAACAACGATTTTATTGTATCGGTATGTGTAAAAATGATATTTTAACTGTAAGATTTACATTAAGAGGAAGCAAAATCCGTATAATCGGAGCAGGATTTTGGCGAAAAGAAAGGGGAATGTATGAAACAAAAAACAATTTATACTGA
- a CDS encoding nucleotidyltransferase domain-containing protein, with protein MDKREDIILKAQKYFELVKASNFRMQIEKGYLFGSFAKGCPHEYSDIDVAFVVSNFEGGYLDTIVPVWKLRDHIDDRIEPHFIVPEEDYADFLPEIQRTGVELV; from the coding sequence ATGGACAAAAGAGAAGATATTATCTTAAAAGCTCAAAAATATTTTGAGTTGGTAAAGGCAAGCAATTTTCGTATGCAAATAGAAAAGGGGTATCTTTTCGGCTCGTTTGCAAAAGGTTGTCCGCACGAATACAGCGATATTGACGTCGCATTTGTTGTGAGCAATTTTGAGGGCGGTTATTTGGACACAATTGTTCCCGTTTGGAAATTACGAGACCATATCGACGACAGAATAGAGCCACATTTTATAGTTCCCGAAGAGGATTACGCCGACTTCCTGCCCGAAATTCAGCGAACAGGCGTTGAATTAGTATAA